ATTCACATTGAGATTCTGAAATCTAAGTTAACAAAGTGTCCTTGTACATGGACATTTAACTACAGCAACAGGTACTTGCAAAATCAACATTAAAATTAACTATTTAACTTCTTGAATGATCAATTGGAAAGTATGCAGAATATAAGCTCTTAAATGCAGTTCATTGCAAAGCATGTTTTGTGTTTCCATAGATTGATTTATTAAGTATAATATGTACCAAACAAATTATACCTGTGTCATTATCTTCTCTTGTAAATAACCCCATGTTAAATAACTGATTTGTAATCCAAAAAAACAGTATAAAAGTAACAGGGCATCTTGTGTAAAAGTACGTTGATTAGAGGGATTAGATGTATAAGATGAAGAATCCAAAAGTCCTGTTTCACAGTGGCCAACAAAACACGAATGTACCAATCTTGGAATGCATCCCTTACCTACTCAAGAGttttatattacttaaaataaagaTTCATAAATTCTTCCAAgcaaatgtattttattttgatgTTTATTTACCACCCCTTTGAATATATTTTGTGAGCCGCACATATTTGTATATGAGATAACCTGGTAATAGCACGGTAGCATAACtcaataaatttaaacataatCTGATGATCCAACTATAGGAGGtagattttaaataatttcctcCAGTATCGACAAGagatttaataatttcactAGCTCCAAATATAAGACTCATTGATAGCAGCAGCAATATGCTATGGAAACAATGatttaaacatattaaaaataaatcatttagaaatttGTAGCTATTAGAATTTATAACCAAAACTTACCAAATTACAAAATCACCCACAAAATTTCGCATGATTACAATGgaatttatataaaacaaatgaTTCCTAATAAACGGATTATCTCATAGTTTTAcataaaatgattaaatattatataattacacCTAGAAATACAAAGATgtacaaattatattatatcggcAATGTTTAATTGCCGCTAAACCACATTTCGACTCATATTTCACATAGATTTTTTAACTCATTCGTATAGATCTGTTCAAGGAAAGATGTGAGATTCATTCAAAACCATCAGTGGAGAATTGGCTtcgattaataatttcaaatattcaaaaatattctAACAAATCATCTAAAATATAAGTCATTGCTTCATTTTAGCCACTAGTGTCAAGTTCATATCTACTCTAATAGAAACACGTGACTTTCCAATACCAAATGCTTTTTTTTTAACCGCAAACTACAAAAGAAACtacaaattcttttcatactcctTGTTCTTTCCAACAAAATTTGTTCACTCTTTCGTAGTGTTAAAAGcgacaaaatgtaataataaaataaaaaataaaaaatttgtataaatacaaaaattataagTTTGAATGTTGGTCCATAGTGCATATTATTCGTTCAACAAGAGATCATACCTGTTTTGCGCAGCTCAGGGAGGCCCTCTATTCTTACTTCTAACTTTGTAGCACTTCGTGGTTATATACACGGTggacaaaaatatataaatgaaagaaataagcATTCGCGACCCGACGCATCGGAGGTCCGAGAGATACTAAATATAAGACCGCTGTATATGCTGCGTAGTGCTACAACGCGCATGCGCAGACGAAACTTGCGCAGACGAATCATGCGCAGACGGAACCTGCGCAGTCGAATCGTGCGCAGACGGAACCTGCGCAGTCGAACCATGCGCAGACGGAACCTGCGCAGTCGAATCATGCGCAGAACGAACGCGTCAAATGACAGACACGATCTCTCGTTGATTTCAATAATGGATATATCGTATATCTATGATGCAAGTATTCCGTGGTTATCTTTGTACAAAAGTAACCTACCGGCGTAGAAAAATTAgtttataatctttatcttttaatataaatatagtaTAACAATTAAATTAGATCATCATAACTTTGTTAGGTAAACTTCAATTTCACAAATAATCAGTCAtgatctaaaataattaaaagtaacatAAGAATAGCCGACAAGTTAAGTACACGTTAGGTTAGGAGTGTGCTTATCCCCTCTCTAAAGCATTTGCATGACACCTCCACaaagtaatatatatatatactgtaaTTCGCGCGGGAAAAGATCAGTAGATCACACGAATACTTTTATCATACCTAACTTAGTTTTTACGTATTGTATAGTTAGCCGTATTTATTGCTATATCCTTGAATTTTGTTGAGGTTATGTATTTAAAACTCTCACAAAGTGATATTCTTGAGGACTTGATTAAATTTGAGTCCttaattttttaagtatttcAGTAATTCAATTAAAGATTCtaaatatctatttaatttttgtgtCTGGAACATTTTAATGTATTATATtgactccttcccacaaatcaatatatcTATTCAATAATAAGAAAAGTGAATTAATCATTATATCTCACTGTTTTATTAGCTAAATCAGTGACCAAAATGCTAACAAATATCATCAATTCCACTTGTAAATTGTCCAAACGACCATTTACAGTATGTATAGAGGGAAACATAGGTAGTGGTAAAACAACATTTCTAagacattttaaaaaatttaaaaacacaaCAATTCTAGAGGAACCAGTAGATCTTTGGAGAGATGTAGGTGGAACAAATCTATTAGTAAGtttctgtaaaattaattgtaaaaatgtaatatttatgtttacagtaacaatataatattaacattaatttgttgaaaatgtttAGGAATTAATGTACAGTGATCCTTCGCGTTatgcttttttatttcaatcctaTGTCCAATTAACTATGCTTCAACTGCATACATATAAAACTCCACTACCTTATAAAGTTATGGAAAGATCTGTATATAGTGCAAGGTGTTTTATAGAAAACATGAAGCGCACAAAAATATTGCGTGATGTAGAAGTAATGATTTTGGAAGATTGGTATGACTGGTGCATTAAATGTGCTAATATAGAAACAAATTTAATAGGTAATATATATCTTTCACGAAAACGTGTAACATTTTATttcagattattaattattattattttgaaacagTGTATTTAAGAACATCCCCAGAAGTTGTATATCAGAGAATGAAAGCAAGagcaagaaaggaagaaaattgtGTATCATTAGAGTATTTGAAGCAGATTCACGATATTCACGATGAATGGCTGTATCATCGAACGTTATTCACCGTACCAGCACCGGTTTTGGTATTGGATGGAAACAAAAATCTTgacgaaatgttaacagaattTGAAGATTGTAAAAAACAGATTTTTGATAAGAAAATGGACGAGAAAACTACACCGTCACCAGTATGTCCTTTACCCGAAGTTACGGCGGATCCGACGAATTAACACTTAAACGACCGCTCACGAGATTTCTCGTGTTTCAATGCTGAGATGCGGTCGTTTAAGTATTAAGAAATTGATTGTTAATTTagatttgtatatttttattttgtatatatgcaatgtaatcGGTGCAGATTACACTGATTTATAATATCattacatttataataaaaaatttgtccATTGTAATAATGGTacacattattattttaatatacttaTAATATatcgtatatacatatgtaagtatATACAcccaatagaaaataattactcCAAATTTTTTCGGGTGGAAACTAGCTGTTCCGCGCAATCGTATTCGCGACAAGTCCATAATACCTTTACTAACTTACCAATTTCTGCATCCTTCGTGTTTGCTTGTTTCCAATCAAGGAGTATTTGATATACTACCTGAAAAgagaattataatattattatatgatatataatttttttttatatagacAACTTACTTCGCCTATCCCTCTGAATCTGTAATTCTCTTCGAATTGATCAATTTGTCCATCCGAATATAATAACTTTCTAGCAACGTCCCTCCAACCCCGTCCCATGTAAGttttaatgataaatatatCCTCTAAATTAATTTCCGCTGTAGAAGCACACAAATCTTTGATATTCGCCGGCATCTGACGAACTTCTACTTTCGACCCTCTTTCTTCCGATGTTTCCGCGTCTTTCgaagaaaattgattaatattgCAAATATAACTGGTCTTCGGACCAATTTTCACTCCATtcgaattaattatattatagttCACAACGTGTGCTCCTTGTGCTGTGAAACAGGAAATGATGTATTTAGTCCATAAATAAACCAGTTGGAATAAATTATGCTTACAATATCTGTACTGTTTCGACTTCTTTTTTGTTTTAACATTTGGTCCTTTATGTTGTTTCTCATCAGTCGCAGAATAATTTGTATCGTCGAAGTTTTGTTTAGTGGAGGAAGGATTAGCATTTGTTGGTATCGCATCGTTTAATACAGATTTCGTTCGTTCCGATGTTACATCGTTTTCCTCGAATTCTACTTCTGGAGTAATAGGAGctaattttgattttgtttcTACTTTCTCGTTCTCTGTATTAGAATTTAGATTGTGCGTATATCCTTCGATCCTTATGCGCGGTGGATCAGGTTTTGCATCGGTTGTTAACATACTAAATCGTCGAGATAATTGCGATAATATCGGCATTTTCTTCAAACTcgggatgaaaataaaatgctcttctttttctaaaaaatatgatattcaAGATTAAActaacatttaaaaaaagagaatggAATATAAAATATGGTTGCTTGAGTtatcttttccattttcttaatttatttattataccatGTTTCAATTCTCCGTATCGTACGGATGAAAAGATAAATCAAATAAGAGAAGACACTCATTTGCTCACCTTATCTTAATATCTACATACACCAGtcattaacaaaaaaaatttttttttttttcgtcactCTTGTTCATACGTCAAGTTTCTCTTGAAAATATGAGACTATCGTAATAAATCTTGAAACGTTTGATTTTAATGAGCTTCTAATTTCTTTGTAATTACACTACTCGTCGTATCAACAACGCTTGTAATGCGAAAGTTTAAACACTCAATTACACATTATCGTGTATTTTGTCATCGACAGGGTTGCAAACTAAAgataaatagaataaattttatagcAAATGGGAAATTCATCCATATTTATGCAGTCAGTATTTTTTATGACCTCGCATTGATTTGGGTTTTTCACAAATGAAATCAGCTCTCCTTTGATGCGGCTAAGTAACAATTACGCAGATTATACACAGAATCTGTAAAtgttaaacgaaaaaaaatttattaataacatagctatcgttaatttaaaatatattgtattcataaattttttatgtttcGACACCAAGAAACATTCCAttttatacaatataaaaatcatGCGCAACAGGTTTCAGATACTGTGCTCAATGTCAAAACTTGATTAATTAGAGTATAAGATACTGTAATATTAAACATTCATATGTAGAGCATGTATAAACCGTATgttatgtttaaaatatttcaatttgtttAATGTCAAAAAGATTTCAAATCGCAATACGTTGATTTCtatgtttttaaattgaaatatttcttttctactGTTTACGTAAAAAGCCTACCTTGTCTTCTAAGAAATTGTTAACTTGTTAACGCAGAATAATTGTCGCATAACATTGTTTAGTGTCCGTTCTATTATTCCGACCTTAACCTCTTAATTGACGAGCTCCATACTAACGCCCATTCTTTAAGACAACTGAGCCGTCGATTCGTGACGTGCAATGCATTTTGTGCAATCTGAGACACCGCAAATCAAATACATTGCACGATTTTACAGATAAACTACTTAATTTGATCATTCTATGAAATTATGTATCATCCaaatattttgaagaattaTACACTATCACAGGGTACTCTGgaaaaattaaacataattaaagaaaaattaaaagaagataCATTGAATAGCGATCCTTTGTGGGAAACTGTAATAGGAAAggtttgtattattattattattcagaaaattacaaatatttgacaatttattattgaaaagaaaggggaagaaaaagaagaaaatgaagaagaggaagataCATCTCAAGAAACAAGTACAGATAAAGaagaaattgtaaatgaaaGCAATGTAGATAATAATGGCATTTTGTCTAAGACACTTGATCAATTCCCATCTACTCAGTTTTATTTTACACAAGTTGATATAAATCTTGAGAAAGAGGCTAAGGAAGAATCTATACAACAAAAATATGATATCACTGAATGTCTGTTGGAAGGATTAGAGCAACCTAATGGAAAATTAGATTTAAgtcaattagaaaatttaacagACAAGGAATTATTAGAAGTGGTCTGTGATTTAGAAAAGAAACTAAGTACATTAGGGACATACAATCTGTACTGTTCTCTGAATAATGTAACTTTGGAACAACAAATCAAATATGGAACAGTTTTTCATAGCCATTTGTTATTACCAAAGGTAATTTATTTTCACATAAAATATTCATGCAACAAATagtattaacatttttaaaatcCTGTTGCAGATAATTGCCTTAGAAGAGCCTTCAAGATTGCTAATATCTGTTATCAGTGAGTATGTTAAAAAGTATCCAAATGATGTTAAAGAGTTGATTTTTATTCCTCTGTTAAATGTTGACTTGAAAGATACAACAATTGTCAATGCTATCATAAATGCCTTTGAACCAGAAAGAAATATTACTCTCCTTATGTAAGTATTCATAATTGATTGATCACACTTTAACTAATCTATACTATCATGAACAATCTATACTATTTTTTGCAGGGAATATCTGTCACATGTGAAAGAACTTAAATTATGGCATCTTCCTATATTACATAATCTAATATCAACCAAAACAGACACCACCACAAATGACAAACTTATTCAATTATTATCAAAAAGAGCATTTGATTTTGCCCGAAACAAAGATTTTGGAAAGCTtatattatcatttataaaaatgaacGTACATTTTTCAGAGCAACAAAAGCAGTTGTTAAGGGAAATGGCCAATATCAACCAgacattatttaaaaaacctATACAAAATATGTTAAATGCTACATAGGATATATATTGTAagcaatatataatattaatgtaatgcAAACATTTCAcatattatttatgttttataaaattatttctttttttcaaattgaacACTGTAATACCGATTCATCCTGTCTACGCATGTGTGCAACACATACATGTATATCTATATGTATACCAATGCATACGCTGTAGGTAAACATGACAGAGGAACTATCGGGTGTAACGATAGTGATATTTATTGCAGCTGGAgtattaacaatattattattgttcatTTTTGCAAAACGACAAATTATGAGATTTGCATTGCGATCACGTCGCGGTCCTCATATTCCGATTGGACATGATGCGCGTAAGGTACGAATGTTCCTAAAGGTTAAGTTGCAACCGCTTATCTTTTatctaatt
The sequence above is a segment of the Osmia lignaria lignaria isolate PbOS001 chromosome 12, iyOsmLign1, whole genome shotgun sequence genome. Coding sequences within it:
- the dnk gene encoding deoxynucleoside kinase isoform X1, which codes for MTPPQTKSVTKMLTNIINSTCKLSKRPFTVCIEGNIGSGKTTFLRHFKKFKNTTILEEPVDLWRDVGGTNLLELMYSDPSRYAFLFQSYVQLTMLQLHTYKTPLPYKVMERSVYSARCFIENMKRTKILRDVEVMILEDWYDWCIKCANIETNLIVYLRTSPEVVYQRMKARARKEENCVSLEYLKQIHDIHDEWLYHRTLFTVPAPVLVLDGNKNLDEMLTEFEDCKKQIFDKKMDEKTTPSPVCPLPEVTADPTN
- the dnk gene encoding deoxynucleoside kinase isoform X2 translates to MLTNIINSTCKLSKRPFTVCIEGNIGSGKTTFLRHFKKFKNTTILEEPVDLWRDVGGTNLLELMYSDPSRYAFLFQSYVQLTMLQLHTYKTPLPYKVMERSVYSARCFIENMKRTKILRDVEVMILEDWYDWCIKCANIETNLIVYLRTSPEVVYQRMKARARKEENCVSLEYLKQIHDIHDEWLYHRTLFTVPAPVLVLDGNKNLDEMLTEFEDCKKQIFDKKMDEKTTPSPVCPLPEVTADPTN
- the imd gene encoding death domain-containing immune deficiency protein, whose translation is MPILSQLSRRFSMLTTDAKPDPPRIRIEGYTHNLNSNTENEKVETKSKLAPITPEVEFEENDVTSERTKSVLNDAIPTNANPSSTKQNFDDTNYSATDEKQHKGPNVKTKKKSKQYRYSQGAHVVNYNIINSNGVKIGPKTSYICNINQFSSKDAETSEERGSKVEVRQMPANIKDLCASTAEINLEDIFIIKTYMGRGWRDVARKLLYSDGQIDQFEENYRFRGIGEVVYQILLDWKQANTKDAEIGKLVKVLWTCREYDCAEQLVSTRKNLE
- the LOC117602965 gene encoding uncharacterized protein LOC117602965 — protein: MYHPNILKNYTLSQGTLEKLNIIKEKLKEDTLNSDPLWETVIGKKGEEKEENEEEEDTSQETSTDKEEIVNESNVDNNGILSKTLDQFPSTQFYFTQVDINLEKEAKEESIQQKYDITECLLEGLEQPNGKLDLSQLENLTDKELLEVVCDLEKKLSTLGTYNLYCSLNNVTLEQQIKYGTVFHSHLLLPKIIALEEPSRLLISVISEYVKKYPNDVKELIFIPLLNVDLKDTTIVNAIINAFEPERNITLLMEYLSHVKELKLWHLPILHNLISTKTDTTTNDKLIQLLSKRAFDFARNKDFGKLILSFIKMNVHFSEQQKQLLREMANINQTLFKKPIQNMLNAT